The following coding sequences are from one Dermacentor andersoni chromosome 5, qqDerAnde1_hic_scaffold, whole genome shotgun sequence window:
- the LOC129384895 gene encoding venom serine carboxypeptidase-like yields MPYVSRAGKYVPTIGALLHQNADTMRVKINFQGIAIGNGFTDPINMLGYGELLYGFGLIDRISADYMTRVANQAADCIRAGLMRDAVVLMDRLFFSLTHEHSFYENVTGMHYYYNLLYDTAPEDNFAYKTFVQRPELRRALHVGHQTFHTSRHVVASNFVDDLLRSARPQFTVVVEGGYKVLVYSGQLDMAMAPTQTENFLSQVAWSHAARWNREPRTVWRSGDGRHVYGYKKTVENLSFVVVRNAGHLVPFDQPRVSYELITAFIDNKCPFAA; encoded by the coding sequence ATGCCTTACGTATCACGCGCAGGCAAGTACGTGCCGACCATCGGCGCTTTGCTGCACCAGAACGCCGACACAATGCGGGTCAAGATTAATTTTCAAGGCATCGCCATCGGCAACGGCTTCACGGACCCGATAAACATGCTGGGTTACGGTGAGCTTCTCTACGGCTTCGGACTCATCGATCGTATCTCCGCCGACTACATGACGCGCGTCGCCAACCAGGCGGCCGACTGCATCCGCGCCGGCCTCATGCGAGACGCCGTGGTGCTGATGGACAGACTGTTCTTCAGCCTGACTCATGAACACTCATTTTACGAGAACGTCACCGGCATGCACTACTATTACAACTTGCTCTACGACACTGCACCTGAGGACAACTTCGCGTACAAGACGTTCGTGCAGAGACCGGAGCTTCGACGCGCCCTGCATGTGGGACATCAAACGTTTCACACGTCGCGCCACGTCGTGGCTTCTAATTTCGTGGACGACCTACTGCGTTCGGCCAGGCCACAGTTCACCGTGGTCGTGGAGGGCGGCTACAAGGTTCTCGTGTACAGCGGTCAACTGGATATGGCCATGGCCCCCACCCAGACGGAGAACTTCCTCTCTCAAGTGGCCTGGTCCCACGCCGCCCGCTGGAACCGCGAGCCGCGGACGGTGTGGCGCAGTGGCGATGGCCGCCACGTGTACGGCTACAAGAAGACCGTCGAGAACCTCAGCTTCGTGGTGGTGCGAAACGCTGGTCACCTCGTGCCTTTCGATCAGCCGAGGGTCTCGTACGAACTGATAACGGCGTTCATAGACAACAAGTGTCCTTTTGCAGCCTAG